TCAATACCATGAGAGGATATGGAATCCCAGGGTCACTATCGATTTTAGCTACGTAACTGAATACAAACACCATTACAGTCATGGTCATAAAAGGGCGCAGCACGCTCCACGCAACACCCAGTAATGTTTGTTTGTAACGTACAGAGATGTCCCTTTTCGACAAAATCCATAAAAGCTGCCGATGAAGCCAGAGATCCTTCCAGTAGTCCTTTTCCGAACCGCCTGCTTTGATTGTAATTGTGTGTTGCGCCGCCATTTTTACGCTTGTTCTACTCTGACTGTGGTTGCAGGAGTACTGAATACTGTTCTGAAATAAGTAAATATCAACGCGATCATTAACCCGGCAAGGGCGCCTATCTTCGCATTTTTCTTGTTCTCCTGTTTCATATCAAGAGGGACTTTAATTCCTTCGATTTCAGTGAAAAGCGGTGCTTCACGCACGAGCGACATCTGCATTTTTTCTGCATTTGCCATTGCTTCGTAATACAGCTGCTGGAGGAAAGTGGATTTACGCTCCATACTATTGGTCGAAACCTTAGCTTCCGGCAACATAATTTGCGAACTGTAATCCATTTGTTTTGCCAGCTTGTGTTCTGCTATACCCAGCACAGTAGCAAGCGAGTCGGCGCGATGCTGGAGCAAACGAAGCGTTTTTCTTGTTTTCTGGGTCTGGTTTTCGGTGTACATTTCTTCCACCGTTTTCAGTAGTGTAGTTACCCACATACCTGCGAGCGCCTCGTTTTCCATCAGGGTAGAAATAGAAATAAAGGACGATTTACGATCCAGTGAGGCGATCTCCGTAGCATCCGCAGCTTTTTTTACAATCTCATTTAATATGATCCTCGACTTCCTGTCCAATTTTTTTAGATCGTTTGTTACGAAATGGAAATTATGCAAGTCTGGTCTTTCTTCCCATTCAGAAGTTTTAATGCCGCTGGAATCGATAAAGAAGTTGGCGAAAATCTCCTTCTTCCCATGAATATCCACTTCCTTCATCAAATTTCTTTCCAAAACTGGCCGTGATTTCACGAAGTAAAAGAAGTTTTCACCCGTAAAAATATTAGCGTCCGGAGCTGACCCCAGCCCAAGCAAGCCTGCCATTTCACCAAAACCAGCACCCTGGCCGCTACCGCCTCCGAGGTTAAACACCACGTTTGCTTCGAACTTGTTCGCTTTCTTTACATAAGTATCCAATGCATATCCGATTCCGAAACCGATCAGCGGTAGCAGCAGGATCATTTTCCAGTTGCGGATAATGGCATCTTTGACAACAATAACTTTTTCAACTACCTCCCTTGGAGACAGTTCATCGTCGGGAATTTGCTGCGGTTGTGCAGGTGCGAGTGTTTGAGACATTATCTTATTGAGCGAAAAGCCAATACTGTTACTATTAATCCCATGACCGAGCTCAGCAAGCCGGTGGCTGTTGAGATTGCCTGTTGCGTGTTCAACGCAGGGGCTGCCCGCACAGGTACAAATATCTCTGAACCAGGCTGAACTTTCGGGTAAACGTTAAAGAAAAGGAATCTTCTTGTACGGTCCACGTTTCCGTTAGGGTATTTAATATAAGAGCTTTTGCGGAGAGACTGCACTGTAAACCCGCCCGACTGCGAAATGTAATCCGTAAACGACATTCCTTTGCCATATTTAACCGTGGTAGGGTATAGTACAGAACCTGCTACCTGGACTGTTTCAAGACGCTTCGGAATGCGGATAATATCTCCTTCCTGTACGATCAAATCTTCAAAAGAGCCAGGGTTTTTCAAAATATTCTTAAGAACGATACCGATTTTCTCCTCTTTCACATTAGGAACGTCGCCGAGGATTGTGCCTTTTTTAATGCTATTTTCTGTTATTTCAGCCTGTTCATAATCAGTAGGCTGTTCAAGGTCACGAACAATGGTACGACGTAGTAAGGTTGCACCTTCCGGATAAGCCAACTCTGTGAGTCCGCCTGCTCTTTTAATGATATCACTGATCTTATCATTTTTATTGACGATCGTGTAAGGTCCTGTCACAAGCACTTCGCCTTCAACAAAAACAGTCTGCTGCTCCACGTAATTAGGCGACTTCCGCACGATGATTTGATCAAAAGGCAGCAATCTGAAATTCGTAGCCTTGCTGTTGAGCGAAAGATCCCTGTTCAGGTCAAATTTAAATACTTCTGAAATTTGTGCATTTGCGGTACCTGCAACCCCATTTCGTTTGCGCCTTACAACTTCCACTTCGGAAGTATAAGCCGATTCGCGAAGGCCACCTGCTTGTACAAGCGCATCTTCCAGTGTCATTTCAGATGTAAAAGGAAACTTACCCTCATTAACACCAATCTTCGTATTATTCACCTCACCTTCTACGCTTACATAGGCAGATTCAGCCATATCAAATTTAGAAGGTACAATCACCTGGTCGAGGCGCGTCAAGATGAGGTCAGGCACCACATTATTGATCAGGTCAACATAATTCATGGAGATATTCTGCAATGTCAGATCGTCTCTTGTTCTTAATACATTGATCCGACCAGCAAAAGCGTCCTCCCTTAAACCCTGGGCATTCTCAATTAATTTTTTGAGGGTTGGGCTGCTGTCGAGTGAAAAATCGCCCGGACGCATCACCGCACCTTCAATCGTTACAATATTTTCATACCTATCTAAAACGGTACCTACATCAATAGAATCCCCTGTCGCGATTTCAAAATTATCATATTCGCCTTCCGAAACGTCGAGCAGCTTTCTCTCTTTGGAGGTAATCCGCTGAATTTTCAGTCTTGCGCGATACGCCTTATCCTGAAAACCACCGGCATATTTGAGCACGTCACCAAGTTTCTCTTCTGTCTTTAACTCATAAATACCCGGACGTTTAACCATACCGGTTATTTCTGCACGTTTTAAATAGTAGCCAACGACAATATTATCGTTATCCTGAACCCTTATATCGCCTTCGATTTTACCGTTAACGAGGTAGTCATAGATGTCCATGTGTGACACGACCTTTCCATTTCGCACTACACGCACATCGCGGAAAGATCCAATTTCATTGGGGCCGCCCGCCTGATACAGGGCATTGAACGCAGACGAAAGCGATGATACTTCATAAGTGCCTGGATTAATAACTTCCCCGGTCACAAAAACCTTCACAGAACGGATATTGCCGAGCGTTACCATCAATTTCGTACGCGCGGTTTCACCTCCGCTGCCAATCAGCCCAGGTACAAACTTCGCGAACTTGTCGATCAGTATCTTCCGGATCTCTTCTATTGTACGACCGGCAACCTGCACCGGGCCAACCCTGGGAATTAGGATATTACCGTCTTTGTTAACGACTCCCTCGTAGGTGCTTTCCGCGTAGTTATAGATGTAAATGTTCAATTCATCGCCAGGTCCGACAACATAGTTGGTTGGCGTAGCAATTTGTAAATCAGGGATTGGATCCAGATTTTTATCTGCGAAAATGGAATAACCGTAGATCTTCTGGCGAAATGCTTCCTTTTCCTCTTCCTCTGGCGTCAGCGTGGTAGAAGTAGAAGTGTTGACTTTACTCTGATCACTATTCTGTTCGCCGTTTTGTCCGTTCTGGTTCGCAGGATTTTTGCCCTTTTCGTTTGACTGGCTGTCATTTCCCTGTTGATTTCCAGGTTGTTGTCCATTTTGCTGATTTCCGGATTGGGGGGAATTAGCATTTCCCGGCGTATTGCCTTGGGTGTTGCCGGTCGTGGTACTTCTTGGTCCGGTCTGCTGCGCATTTCCCTGATTGCCTTGTGTGGCTGGCGCCTGAGTAGCTGGGGCAGTGGGTGTTACCTGGGAAATTGCGGGCAGAGAAATCAGAAAACTAAGAAAATAAAGAAGTAAGGATTTATAACTTTTAGTCAATCTGAATCTGTTCATATGAAGAATTATTGTACTATTGAAATGCTGAAAATCCATGAAACCTATCTGTTAGACTAGTATTTTTGATTTTGGGATCCGGGCAGCGTCGTATTTGGATGTGTATGTAATAGCAAAGTAAATTAGATTTTTCCTATTTTTAAACAATTTCTATTAATCGGGCTACCGATCTTGGCTCAAAGGTATAACAGCCTAACGACAAAAAACTGAAATTATTAAAATACAATATTCAAATTCGGAAATAAGACTAAAAGAATAATTATAAAAATGGAAGGTACAAACGTTCAATATGACGAGGATAGCATAAGATCCCTGGACTGGAAAGAGCATATAAGATTGAGGCCGGGGATGTATATTGGAAAGTTGGGGGATGGTTCGTCTATTGATGATGGTATTTATGTATTAGTGAAGGAAATTGTCGATAATTCGATCGATGAGCATATGATGGGGAATGGAAAAACCATCGAAATCAAGATCTCTGAACATCGGGTGGAAGTACGCGATTATGGACGGGGTATTCCGCTCGGAAAGGTTGTGGATTGTGTATCGAAGATCAATACGGGGGGGAAATACGATTCAGGTGCGTTTCAAAAATCGGTTGGGTTGAATGGAGTAGGTACCAAAGCTGTAAATGCGCTTTCGCATTACTTTAAGGTGCAGTCCTTTCGGGATGGAAAAATGAAGGTCGCTGAGTTCGAGCAGGGGGGATTGCTGCGCGAATCAAAGGAAGAAACCACAAGCCAGCGAAACGGTACGCACACGCTGTTCGAACCTGACGGCACGATTTTCAAAAATTTTAAATACATTCCGCAGTACCTGGATAGTATGATATGGAATTACTGCTACCTCAATGCAGGATTGACCATCAATTTTAACGGTGAAAAGTATATATCCCAAAACGGACTGCTTGACCTGCTGCGAGGCAAAACCGATGCAGAATCGATCCGCTACCCGATTATTCATTTGAAAGGAGAGGATATTGAGTTTGCGATGACGCACGGTAACCAGTATGGAGAGGAATACTACTCATTCGTAAACGGGCAATACACGACGCAGGGCGGAACGCATTTGGTGGCTTTCAGAGAGGCGGTGGTGAAGGCCGTAAGGGAACATTTCGGAAAGGATTACGCGCCGGAAGATATTCGCTCTTCGATTAGTGCAGCAGTGGCGATCAGGGTTCAGGAACCCGTTTTCGAATCTCAGACGAAAACAAAACTGGGGTCCAATACAATCACACCCGATCCGAACAGTACAACCGTCCGCACTTTTGTCAATGACTTCGTAAAAGAAAGGCTGGACAACTATCTGCATATGCACCCGGAATCGAGGGATGCATTGAAAAAAAGGATTGAACAGTCCGAACGCGAAAGAAAAGAACTGGCTGGTATTAAAAAACTGGCCAATGACCGCGCCAAAAAAGCCAACCTGCACAATAAGAAATTAAGGGATTGCCGGCTGCATTTGACCGATCTTAAAAACGATTTGCGGTACGAAACTACCTTGTTTATCACAGAAGGGGATTCGGCCAGCGGCTCGATCACCAAATCGCGGAACATTCAAACGCAGGCTGTTTTCAGTTTGAGAGGAAAGCCGTTGAACTGTTTCGGCCTGACCAAAAAAATCGTTTACGAGAATGAAGAGTTTAACCTGCTTCAACACGCGCTCGATATTGAAAACGGTGTGGAAAACCTTCGCTTCAACCGCATCATCATCGCGACCGATGCCGATGTAGACGGAATGCATATCCGTTTGCTGCTAATGACCTTTTTTCTTCAATTTTTTCCCGATTTGGTTAGAAACGGGCACTTGTTCGTTTTGGAAACACCACTTTTCAGGGTTCGCAATAAAAAAGAAACGATCTATTGTTACAGCGACGAAGAAAAGCAGCACGCGATCAGCAAACTAGGCAATAAGCCTGAAATAACGCGGTTCAAAGGTCTGGGAGAAATATCACCCGAGGAGTTCGGGAAATTTATCGGAGAAGATATGCGGATCGAACCTGTAATACTTCAGAAGGAAACTTCAATCCAGAAACTGCTGAGCTATTATATGGGCAAAAACACGCCGGAAAGACAACGTTTTATTATAGATAACCTCAAAATTGAGAAGAACATCGAAGAGCTTGCGCTGGCAGGCTAGCACGCCAAAACTCATTGCATTAACCGATTAAGTAACATCAGCAGCGTAAAGTCTTTACAATTGTATCTATTGTACAGGCGGCATTCTGGCTGGGCCGCACCGGCCGATATCGCATCCTACCATTTTTACAAACCGATCTGTGGAATTACAGAATTTAAGAGATAGAATTGATACACTCGACGATCAGCTTTTAAACGTTTTGAATGAGCGAATGGAGCTCGTCAGGCAAGTTGGGGAGCTGAAAAGATCGTCGCAATCCATTATTTACCGTCCCGAAAGAGAAAAGCAGATCCTGGACAGGCTTGAAAAAAGAAATAACGGGCTCTTGACCCGCCAGGCGATAGACGCTATTTTCTTTGAGATTTTCGCAGTTTCGCGCAACCTGGAACTACCGGAAAGAGTGTCCTATCTCGGACCTGAGGGAAGTTTTACACACCAGGCAGCCGAAGGCAGGTTTGGCGCAATGAGCGAATATATGGTCTTGCCAACAATCCATTCGGTTTTCGAAAGTGTAGAAACCGGCCGGGCCAAATATGGGGTGGTACCTATTGAAAATAACCAGGAGGGTATTGTTATTGAAACGGTTGATTTTCTTCGGGAAAAGAACCTTTCAATTGTCGCGGAAGTGCTGTTGCAAGTGCATTTTACTTTCGCCTCGCAGTCGGATAGCCTTAAAGACATTAAAAAAATATATTCCAAGGACATTGCATTCCGTCAATGCGGCAAGTTCATTCATGAATACCTGGAAGGTATGAACGTAGAGCTGATCCCGGTTGAATCTACCTCGAAAGCTGCAAAAATGGCTTCCGAGGAGCCGGATGCGGCGGCGATCTGTTCATCCATTTCAGCCCGTCTGTTCGGGGTTCCTATTCTTTTTGATAATATCGAGGACAGCGATCAAAACCGGACGCGCTTCCTGATTTTGGCGAAGGATTTTGTAAATATCAAAAGTGAAGAAGACAAAACCACCATTATTGCCAATCTTCCCAATACGAACCGGCCAGGTGTTCTTTATGAGTTTTTGAAGGATTTCAATGATAGGGGCATTAATCTGACCAAGATTGAAAGCCGGCCGCTCAGAGGCGAAGCAGCATTCCGTACATGGTTTCTGGTAGAATTTTTAGGTCACATGCAGGATCCCCCGGTGCAGGAGATTATGCACAAGTACGGCACACATTTAAAGTGGCTTGGAAGTTATATAAAGGTTTCGTAAAACCTACTTTAACGTGCCCCGGTCAGCGTGCCCCGGTCAGCGTGCCCCGGTACAAGGAAGGCCAGTTTCCGTACAGTTCCACATTAGTTTCCGTTCCATCGGGGAGGCGTACTTTCGTAGTCCTGACTGCATTCGGGGACTGAAAGCTGTCCACAGCGAGTACAACAATCTGTTTTCCTTTTGTAATTGAAGTGATAAAAGGCTGCTTCTGGTCAATGGCCAGGAGCGCCTGCTCTTTTTTAGGGGTAATCCAGTCCCCATTGAAATTGAACGCCAAGTCCTGGACAGTACCACCAACGATCACGTCCTCAACCTGTTTCGCCATCCAATTCCCAAGCACGTAATATTCGGTTGGAAAATCCCAGTACCAGGGGGCACCTTTGCCTTTTGCGTTTCTTCCTACTTCGTTCTCCGGTGTTTTTCCATCGGCTGGATACCATTCGTAGCCCCAGCCCCAGCCGTCTTTCGAGAGCTTGTATGCATTCGGGTCGCTGCCGGAGGGCGGCCCATCCTGCCATAAATAGTATCCGTCAAAAAGGATCAATGAAAACAGTGAGAAGCTAAGCGCCTGACTCGCCGGCATCATTTCCAGCTGATTCATGATCAACTCCCCCTTTGGATCGGTAAGGTTGTAGTGCCAGGGGTTAATAGGATCCTTGTAAAGCGGCATATACCTGTTCCAGCCGTAAAAGATAAATTTGTTATCCTTCTGATAAGGAATCAGCTGGTTAATCCGCAGCGAATGGACTGCTGAAAGCAGCACAAAATTGTTAGGCGAATTGCCCTGCCCGTCCATGGCGAACATGGGCTTGGGATAAACGTCTATCGGCGTAGCAGTGAACGCTTTCCGAAGACTTTCGCCATTTGGCAATACATCGAAATTCGAGTTATTGGACTTTGGTTCCTGGTAATCTTTGATGAAATCTTTCGGATTAGCGCCGCCGACGGTATTTATATGCGGATTCGTGTAAGCCCCTCCCCCCCAATAATCCATCAGCCGCATCTCGGGGTGATTTTTACGGATAACATTTGTAAACCAGATCAGCCGCTGTTTTACCTCGGAAGGGTAGTGCTGGTTCCAGAACTCAAAGTCCAGTGCGTAAACGCCGAATCCGGGCACTCCGGCCAATGTTTCTACCTCTTCTTTGGTCAGTTTTGCAAACCATTTTTCGTCTTTATCATTGAAATAATTAGGAGTGGCGGTATAATGCAGTTTGTTGGAAGGGTATTCTTTTTCCGTATTGAACAGGTATCCGATACCACGCTTGTAGTAGTTGATGGAAGGAACTTCGTCGTTGAGGCGGTATTGTGCCACAATTTTATCTTTGATCGGGTCAAAT
This Dyadobacter sp. UC 10 DNA region includes the following protein-coding sequences:
- a CDS encoding DNA topoisomerase IV subunit B, encoding MEGTNVQYDEDSIRSLDWKEHIRLRPGMYIGKLGDGSSIDDGIYVLVKEIVDNSIDEHMMGNGKTIEIKISEHRVEVRDYGRGIPLGKVVDCVSKINTGGKYDSGAFQKSVGLNGVGTKAVNALSHYFKVQSFRDGKMKVAEFEQGGLLRESKEETTSQRNGTHTLFEPDGTIFKNFKYIPQYLDSMIWNYCYLNAGLTINFNGEKYISQNGLLDLLRGKTDAESIRYPIIHLKGEDIEFAMTHGNQYGEEYYSFVNGQYTTQGGTHLVAFREAVVKAVREHFGKDYAPEDIRSSISAAVAIRVQEPVFESQTKTKLGSNTITPDPNSTTVRTFVNDFVKERLDNYLHMHPESRDALKKRIEQSERERKELAGIKKLANDRAKKANLHNKKLRDCRLHLTDLKNDLRYETTLFITEGDSASGSITKSRNIQTQAVFSLRGKPLNCFGLTKKIVYENEEFNLLQHALDIENGVENLRFNRIIIATDADVDGMHIRLLLMTFFLQFFPDLVRNGHLFVLETPLFRVRNKKETIYCYSDEEKQHAISKLGNKPEITRFKGLGEISPEEFGKFIGEDMRIEPVILQKETSIQKLLSYYMGKNTPERQRFIIDNLKIEKNIEELALAG
- the pheA gene encoding prephenate dehydratase, whose translation is MELQNLRDRIDTLDDQLLNVLNERMELVRQVGELKRSSQSIIYRPEREKQILDRLEKRNNGLLTRQAIDAIFFEIFAVSRNLELPERVSYLGPEGSFTHQAAEGRFGAMSEYMVLPTIHSVFESVETGRAKYGVVPIENNQEGIVIETVDFLREKNLSIVAEVLLQVHFTFASQSDSLKDIKKIYSKDIAFRQCGKFIHEYLEGMNVELIPVESTSKAAKMASEEPDAAAICSSISARLFGVPILFDNIEDSDQNRTRFLILAKDFVNIKSEEDKTTIIANLPNTNRPGVLYEFLKDFNDRGINLTKIESRPLRGEAAFRTWFLVEFLGHMQDPPVQEIMHKYGTHLKWLGSYIKVS
- a CDS encoding SLBB domain-containing protein encodes the protein MNRFRLTKSYKSLLLYFLSFLISLPAISQVTPTAPATQAPATQGNQGNAQQTGPRSTTTGNTQGNTPGNANSPQSGNQQNGQQPGNQQGNDSQSNEKGKNPANQNGQNGEQNSDQSKVNTSTSTTLTPEEEEKEAFRQKIYGYSIFADKNLDPIPDLQIATPTNYVVGPGDELNIYIYNYAESTYEGVVNKDGNILIPRVGPVQVAGRTIEEIRKILIDKFAKFVPGLIGSGGETARTKLMVTLGNIRSVKVFVTGEVINPGTYEVSSLSSAFNALYQAGGPNEIGSFRDVRVVRNGKVVSHMDIYDYLVNGKIEGDIRVQDNDNIVVGYYLKRAEITGMVKRPGIYELKTEEKLGDVLKYAGGFQDKAYRARLKIQRITSKERKLLDVSEGEYDNFEIATGDSIDVGTVLDRYENIVTIEGAVMRPGDFSLDSSPTLKKLIENAQGLREDAFAGRINVLRTRDDLTLQNISMNYVDLINNVVPDLILTRLDQVIVPSKFDMAESAYVSVEGEVNNTKIGVNEGKFPFTSEMTLEDALVQAGGLRESAYTSEVEVVRRKRNGVAGTANAQISEVFKFDLNRDLSLNSKATNFRLLPFDQIIVRKSPNYVEQQTVFVEGEVLVTGPYTIVNKNDKISDIIKRAGGLTELAYPEGATLLRRTIVRDLEQPTDYEQAEITENSIKKGTILGDVPNVKEEKIGIVLKNILKNPGSFEDLIVQEGDIIRIPKRLETVQVAGSVLYPTTVKYGKGMSFTDYISQSGGFTVQSLRKSSYIKYPNGNVDRTRRFLFFNVYPKVQPGSEIFVPVRAAPALNTQQAISTATGLLSSVMGLIVTVLAFRSIR